One Cucumis sativus cultivar 9930 chromosome 1, Cucumber_9930_V3, whole genome shotgun sequence DNA segment encodes these proteins:
- the LOC101213581 gene encoding 1-acyl-sn-glycerol-3-phosphate acyltransferase 2 gives MAIPAVFVIVPLGLLFILSGLIVNVIQAFIFVLVRPISKCLYRRINKVVAELLWLELIWLIDWWAEAKVEVYTDQATFQLMGKEHALVLCNHRSDIDWLVGWVLAQRAGCLGSALAIMKKEAKFLPVIGWSMWFSDYIFLERSWAKDESTLESSFQSLMDFSMPFWLALFVEGTRFTQQKLLASQEYAAARGLPVPKNVLIPRTKGFVSAVSHMRSFVPAIYDCTVATSPKDRPPTLLRIFRGQSFVVKVQVKRHEMQELPETADGISQWCKDLFVTKDTLLEKYMIKDSFSEKQPIDIGRPKKSLLVVLCWSCILAYGIVKFFQWSALLSSWEGIALSAGLLILIILVMQLLVHSSESTRSTPIIVSSQDTTKERLLQK, from the exons ATGGCGATTCCTGCTGTGTTTGTCATCGTTCCTCTTGGCCTGCTTTTCATCCTCTCCGGCCTCATCGTTAATGTTATTCAG GCGTTTATCTTTGTTCTTGTTCGACCCATTTCAAAGTGTTTGTACAGAAGAATCAACAAAGTAGTTGCTGAATTGCTATGGTTGGAACTCATTTGGCTAATCGATTGGTGGGCAGAAGCAAAG GTTGAGGTGTATACAGATCAAGCAACCTTCCAATTAATGG GCAAAGAACATGCACTTGTTTTATGCAATCACCGTAGTGACATTGACTGGCTAGTTGGATGGGTCCTAGCTCAG CGTGCAGGTTGTCTTGGTAGTGCCTTAGCCATAATGAAGAAAGAGGCAAAATTCCTTCCA GTCATTGGCTGGTCAATGTGGTTTTCTGATTATATCTTTTTAGAAAGAAGCTGGGCCAAGGATGAAAGCACTCTGGAG TCAAGTTTTCAGTCGCTCATGGATTTTTCCATGCCATTTTGGTTGGCACTTTTTGTTGAGGGAACTCGTTTTACACAACAAAAGCTCCTAGCTTCTCAGGAATATGCTGCAGCTAGAGGATTGCCTGTccctaaaaatgttttaattccTCGAACAAAG GGTTTTGTTTCTGCAGTGAGTCATATGCGCTCGTTTGTTCCGGCTATTTATGATTGTACAGTGGCCACTTCTCCAAAAGACCGCCCTCCTACATTGTTGAGGATATTTAGAGGCCAATCTTTTGTG GTAAAAGTGCAAGTCAAGCGACACGAAATGCAGGAATTACCAGAAACTGCAGACGGGATCTCACAATGGTGTAAAGATCTATTTGTTACCAAG GATACATTATTGGAGAAGTATATGATCAAGGATTCATTCAGTGAAAAACAACCTATTGATATAGGCCGACCAAAAAAGTCGTTATTG GTTGTTCTTTGTTGGTCATGCATCTTGGCTTATGGCATTGTTAAATTCTTCCAGTGGTCTGCTCTCCTATCCTCATGGGAGGGCATTGCACTCTCAGCAGGCCTCTTGATTCTTATAATCCTTGTTATGCAACTGCTCGTTCATTCTTCCGAGTCGACCCGTTCTACACCTATAATTGTATCGTCTCAGGATACCACCAAGGAACGATTACTTCAGAAATGA
- the LOC101213819 gene encoding calcium-dependent protein kinase 8, which produces MGNCCATPATPSGKQHKGKNKKQNPFAADYVVSNGNGGGNWVLKDPTGRDISALYDLGSELGRGEFGVTYLCTDRNTGEKLACKSISKKKLRTAVDIDDVRREVEIMKNLPKHPNIVSLRDTYEDEQAVHIVMELCEGGELFDRIVARGHYTERAAAVVMRTIVEVVQMCHKNGVMHRDLKPENFLFGNKKETAPLKAIDFGLSVFFKPGERFNEIVGSPYYMAPEVLKRNYGPEVDVWSAGVILYILLCGVPPFWAETEQGVAQAIIRSVIDFKRDPWPIVSDNAKDLVKKMLDPDPKKRLTAQEVLEHPWLQNAKKAPNVSLGETVKARLKQFSVMNKLKKRALRVIAEHLSVEEVAGIKEAFEMMDTGKRGKINLDELRVGLQKLGQQIPDPDLQILVEAADLDGDGTLNYSEFVAVSVHLKKMANDEHLHKAFSFFDKNQSGYIEIEELRNALNDDDETNGEDVVNAIMHDVDTDKDGRISYEEFAAMMKAGTDWRKASRQYSRERFNSLSLKLMRDGSLHLTNEAR; this is translated from the exons ATGGGGAATTGCTGTGCTACTCCGGCTACTCCTTCAGGGAAGCAGCACAAGGGGAAGAACAAGAAGCAGAACCCATTTGCAGCTGATTATGTAGTGAGCAATGGCAATGGTGGTGGGAACTGGGTGTTGAAAGATCCAACGGGCCGAGACATTTCTGCCTTGTATGATCTGGGAAGCGAGCTTGGAAGAGGTGAATTTGGAGTAACGTATTTGTGTACCGATAGAAACACTGGAGAGAAACTTGCTTGTAAATCGATATCGAAAAAGAAGCTGAGGACTGCTGTGGATATTGACGATGTGAGGAGAGAAGTTGAAATTATGAAGAATTTGCCTAAGCATCCGAATATTGTGTCATTGAGAGATACTTATGAGGATGAACAGGCTGTTCATATTGTTATGGAGCTTTGTGAAGGTGGGGAGTTGTTTGATAGGATTGTTGCGAGGGGTCATTACACCGAAAGAGCTGCTGCAGTTGTCATGCGGACCATTGTTGAAGTTGTGCAG ATGTGTCATAAAAACGGTGTTATGCATCGCGATCTCAAGCCAGAGAACTTCCTTTTtggaaataagaaagaaacgGCTCCATTAAAGGCAATTGATTTTGGGTTATCAGTGTTCTTCAAACCTG GTGAGCGGTTTAATGAAATCGTTGGAAGTCCGTATTACATGGCTCCAGAGGTCCTGAAAAGGAACTATGGTCCGGAAGTTGATGTTTGGAGTGCTGGGGTCATTCTCTATATTTTACTTTGTGGTGTCCCACCTTTTTGGGCAG AAACCGAACAGGGGGTGGCACAGGCTATCATCCGATCAGTAATTGATTTCAAGAGGGACCCTTGGCCTATAGTGTCTGACAATGCGAAGGATCTTGTGAAGAAAATGCTTGATCCCGACCCCAAAAAGCGACTCACTGCTCAAGAAGTTCTTG AACATCCGTGGTTACAAAATGCCAAAAAGGCACCAAATGTTTCATTGGGTGAGACTGTGAAAGCAAGGCTAAAGCAGTTTTCTGTTATGAACAAGCTGAAGAAAAGAGCTCTACGG gTTATTGCTGAGCATTTATCAGTTGAGGAAGTGGCTGGAATCAAAGAGGCATTTGAAATGATGGATACTGGCAAAAGAGGGAAGATAAACCTTGACGAGCTTCGCGTTGGACTACAAAAACTAGGCCAGCAGATTCCTGACCCTGATCTTCAGATACTTGTTGAAGCT GCTGATCTTGACGGTGATGGAACATTGAATTATTCAGAGTTCGTGGCTGTTTCTGTCCATCTTAAGAAGATGGCCAATGATGAACACCTACACAAAGCTTTTTCATTCTTTGATAAAAACCAGAGCGGCTACATAGAGATTGAAGAGCTAAGAAATGCACTTAATGACGATGACGAGACTAACGGTGAGGACGTTGTCAATGCCATAATGCACGACGTGGACACAGACAAG GATGGGCGCATAAGCTACGAGGAGTTTGCAGCTATGATGAAGGCGGGTACAGATTGGAGAAAAGCGTCGAGACAATACTCACGAGAAAGATTTAACAGTCTGAGTTTAAAGTTAATGAGAGATGGATCATTACATCTAACTAACGAAGCTAGATGA